TTGCATTTGGCGCGTTCAATACCTACATGGGCGGGAAACGCCCCAACAAGGAGTCCAAGATCATGAGCCTCACACGTTCAACCTTCTTCAAATGGGCCGCCGCGGGTGTCGTGGCAGCCGGTGCATTGTTTGCGGCCACTTCGGCCAGTGCCCGCGGCGACGTGAGCTGGTCGGTCGGGGTGGGTCTGCCAGGTGTTGCCGTGGGCGTGGGTGCTCCGGCTTACTACCCGGCCCCGGTCTACGCGGCCCCTGCGCCGGTGTACTACGACGCACCGCCCCCGGTGTACTACCGTCCGCCGCCGCCGGTCTACTACCGTCCGGCCCCGGTGTACTACGCGCCGCCTGCCTACTACGGCCCGCCGCGCTACTACGGCCCGCGCGGCTACTACCACGGCCATCGCCACTGGCGCTGAGCGGTGCCCTGCGGGGCATCCGCCCACCAGAAAAGCCGATCCCCACGGATCGGCTTTTTTCATGGGCGTTGTGCCTGTCGATTTCACATGGCGCGAAACAGATGCGCGTAAAGCCGGCTGACCGGGATCTTCTCCGGCCGGCCGCGCAAGTCGAGGTGCAGCTTGCCGGCCTCGTCGCGGTGCACCGCCTCGACGGCCGAACTGCGCACCACCACGGCGCGGTGCACCTGCCAGAAAGTGTCAGGGTCGAGCTGGGCCAGCAGCTGCTTGAGCGGCGTGCGGATGAGGTACTCGTGCGTGGCGGTCAGGACGCGGATGTATTTGTCGGCGGCTTCGAAATACAGCACCTCGTCGATCGGGACCATGCGCACGGTGCTGCCGCCGGCTTCGCTGGCGGCAATCATCTTCAGCGGCGCGGTGGAGGCGGGCGGCGGCACTGAGCCGTTGCCGGCTGCGGCGGCCAGCAGCTGGCGCCACTGCGCAAGGGTTCGCTCGAGCGCCTCGTCGGCTGCGGCCGGGGCCGATCTCGGCGGCTGCTGGCGCGCGCCCAGCACCTGCTGCAGCCGCAGCACGGTCTTGCGCAGGCGCTCGGGCTGCACTGGCTTGAGCACGTAGTCGATGGCCTGGGCCTCGAAGGCGCGGGCGGCGTATTCGTCATAGGCGGTCACGAAGACCAGCTGCGGCATGGGCGCCGCGTCGACCGGCCAGCTGTCGGCCAGCTCGGCGGCCGCACCCAGGCCGTCGAGGCCCGGCATGCGGATGTCGAAGAACAGCACCTGCGGCAGCAGGCGCAGCGCCTCGCGCACGGCGCCGCGGCCATCGCCCGCGGTGGCGAGCACTTGCAGCTCGGGCCATGCGGCGGCGAGTTCGGCCTTGAGGGCCTGCGCGAGCAGCGGCTCGTCTTCGGCGATGAGGGCGGTGGGATTCATGGGCGTGGCGGCAAGGGAAAACTGAGTGTGGTCCGGGTACCGCCCGAAGGCTCGGCGGCCAGGCTCATGCGGCCCTGGTCGCCATACACGGTGGCAAGCCGTTCGCGCACCTGCTCGAGCCCGAAGCCGCTGCCTTCGGAAGGCGGCGCCGCGTCGAGGCCGATGCCGGTGTCGCTCACTTCGATGATGAGTCGGCCGTCGAGCTGCCGCGCGCGCACCGCGATCCTGCCGCCCTCGACCTTGGGCTCCAGCCCGTGGCGGATGCTGTTTTCCACCAGCGGCTGCAGCAGCAGCGGCGGCACCGGCGTGTTGCGCAATTCATCGGGCAGATCGAGCGTGTAGCACAGGCGCTCGCCCATGCGCACGGACATCAGCTCGAGGTAGTCGGCCAGCCGTTCGAACTCGGCCGACAGCGGATGCGCCAGGGCGCGCGAGCCGCTGAGCGTCATGCGCAAATAGTTGTTGAGGCGGTCGAGCATGGCCACGGCGCGCGGCGGATCGGCCGTGATCAGGGCGCGCAGGTTGGCCAGCGTGTTGAACAGCATGTGCGGTTCGAGTTGGGTTTCGAGCAGCTTGAGGCGCGCCTCGGTCGCATTGCGCTGGGCCAGTTCGATCTGGCTGCGCATGTGCTTGCTCCGGCCCAGGCTGTAGAAAAAGAAGCACATGCAGACGGTGGCCGTCACCGTGATGATGATGGTGGTCGCGAGCCTGGGCCCGGTGAAGCTGTGGAAGTCGAGTACCGGCTGATGGGTCCAGGCGTCGCCGATGGCATTGCCTCCCAGGAAGCCGACCGTCACGCCGCCCGCCACCAGCAGGTAGCCCCAGGGGCCGGAGGGCCAGAGAATCTCCTTGTGGCCGCTGATCAGCAGCCGGCCCATGTCGATGAAGAGCCAGCTGATCAGCCCGATCGAGAGCGAATACACCATCTGCGCGCCCCATTCCCCGTGCTGCGTGATCGTCAGCGCCGCGGCAATGAAGCAGCAGAACACGACGGTGACCAGGCCATGCCGGAGCATGCCGCGGACGTTCTCCGCGCGGAAACGAGGGAGCGCTTCAACACTCATCCGCGCTCCCCGGAGCGCAGCGCCCGCCGTTCGCGCTCCACCAGCCGGTCATAAAAACTGCCGCCGGGCGCAATGAACCAGACCACGGCGCCATGCACCAGCAGGCCCAGGCCCCAGCCCATGAGCGGATACACGGCCCAGGTATGGCCGCGCGATGCGGAGAGCACCACGAGCCCGAGGTTGACCAGCACGTAGACGAAGGCATGGATGTACCAGCCCATCTTGGCGCCGGCGCGGCGGCGGGCGCGCTTTTCGATGTCGGGAACGGAGATGTTGGCTTGTGTGGAGTTCATGACGGTTTTCCGATGGACGAATGGTTGGAGGCAGTCGATGAAACAGCCGGCGATCTTAGGCCGCGCGGGCGTCTGCGGCCACGGCGTCGGTGGCAATGGCCAGCTTCCACAGCCGCACGGCGCGCGCCGCGAAGATGCCGCTGAAAGCCCCGTACAGCATCGGAACCGCGACCGCGAAGCCGGCCTGCTGGCGCAGTTCGGGGTGCATGGCGAGCGACGCGCCCACCACGTACTTGGTGAAGAAGATGCCCATCATCAGCACCAGCGGCATTGCGCTGCCGGCCACATGGAACTCGCGCGCCGCACGGTCGTAGCGCGTGCTGGCGGGCAGGGGGTTCTGGAGCACCAGCAGCACCAGCGCGGCCACCGCCACGGCCCAGCCGAGCAGGGCGCCGGGCGAATCGCCGAAGGCCGAGATCACGCCGGCCAGCGAAAGGCCGGTCATGGCAATCGGCATCACCGTGACCTTGGCGAGGCTCACGCTACCGGACAGCAGCTGCTTGCAGCCCAGCCACAGCAGGAGGGCGAAAATGGCGAAGACCCACTTGGGGGTGTGAAGAATGATCTGCAGCAGCATGGCGTTTCTCCGGTTGAAAGACGATTCGATGGGCCGGACTGTGCCGGTGCCCCTGCGCCGCCGCCACGGGCCTGCGACGAAATGCAAGCCGGCGGCGCCAGCTGCAGCGAGCCGGCGCGAAATGCAGCCGTTCCCCGCAGCTTTACCGGCGCTTTACGGTTCATAAGACAGGCGCGCTACGATCCGGCGCTTCACTAGCGGCTGTACTTGCGCACTGCCACACCCCATGGAATCTCCGAACTCCGAGCCTTCTCCCGGCGATTCGCCTGCTGTCCGACCGGCAACCCCTCCTCCTTCTTCGTCTCCGCCTGCGCGGCCGCCCTCGCGCCGCAGGCTCTGGCTCGGCAGTCTGATTGCCCTGGTGCTGCTGCTGGTGCTGGGAGGGGGCGCCTGGTATCTCATCAACCGCAAGGGCAGCTCCGCCGGCGGGCCGGGCTTCGGTGGCGCGACCGTCACGGTGGGCAATGCGGCGGCGCGCGAAATCGAGCTGCCGGTGACCATCGATGCGCTCGGCACCGTCACGCCGCTCGCGACCATCACGCTCAAGGCGCAGGTCGGCGGCGTGCTGACCGAGGTGCTGTTCACCGAAGGACAGACGGTGGCAAAGAACCAGTTGCTCGCGCGCATCGACCCGCGGCCCTACGAGCAGGCGCTGATGCAGGCCCGCGGCACGCGCCAGCGCGACGAGGCGCAGCTCGAGGCCGCGCGCGTCACGCTCGGGCGCTACCGCACGCTGCTGGGGCAGGACTCCATCGCGCGGCAGGACGTCGACACCCAGGCCGCGCTGGTCCGCCAGCTCGAAGGCACGGTCACCACCGACCTGGCGGCCGAGGCCGCCGCCAAGCTGAACCTCGACTACACCCGCATCACCTCGCCGGTGGCCGGCCGCATCGGCCTGCGCGCCGTGGATGCGGGCAACACCGTGACGGCCAACGCGACCACGGGCATCGCGGTCATCACGCAGATGAACCCGATCGACGTGCAGTTCTCGGTGCCGCAAGACCGCGTGCCCGACATCCAGGCGCAGCTTGCCAAGGGCGAGCCGCTGCCCGTTACCGCCTTCGACCGCACCCGCGCGGCGACGCTCGACACCGGCACCTTCTCGACGCTCGACAACGTGGTCGACACCACCACCGGCACGGTGAAGGCCAAGGCGCGCTTCGGCAATGCGCAGACCACGCTGTTCCCGAGCCAGTTCGTCAATGTGCAGATGCTGCTGCGCAAGGTGCGCGCGGTGGTGGTGCCGGTGACGGCGGTGCGCACCGGCCCCAACGGCGACTACGTGTATGTGATCAACGAAGACCGCACGGTGTCGATGCGCGCGGTGAAGCGCGGCGAGGCCAATGCCGAGGTGGTGGCCATCACCTCGGGCCTGCGGGCCGGCGAGAACGTCGTGACCGAGGGCGGCGACCGCATCAAGGACGGCGCGGTCGTGCAGCTGCAGGGCGACCGGCCCGCGGCAGGCCCGCGCGGCGGCGCTTCCGGGCCGCGCGGCGCGGCTTCGGGCCCGCGCGGGCAGCGCGGCGAAGGCGGTGGAGAGCGGCGGCGCCAGCGCCCGCCGCAATGACGAGCACCACCCACAACCCACGGAACCAGCGAGCGCGTTCGCGATGAGCCCTTCCCGCCCCTTCATCGAACGGCCGGTGGCCACGGCGCTGCTGATGGTGGCCATCGTGCTGGCCGGCCTGGTGGGCCTGCGGCTCTTGCCGCTGGCCGCGCTGCCGCAGGTCGACTACCCGACCATCCAGGTGCAGACCCTCTACCCCGGCGCCAGCCCCGAGGTCATGAGCCGCACCGTCACGGCCCCGCTCGAGCGCCAGTTCGGCCAGATGGCGGGCCTGAACCGCATGAGCTCGGTGAGCTCGGCGGGCGTGTCGATCGTCACGCTGCAGTTCGCGCTCGACCAGACCCTGGACGTGGCCGAGCAGCAGGTGCAGGCCGCCATCAACGCCGGCGGTTCGCTGCTGCCGGCCGACCTGCCGGCGCCGCCCGTGTACGCCAAGGTGAACCCGGCCGATGCGCCCATCCTCACGCTGGCCGTGAGCTCCCAGACCATGCCGCTCACCGAGGTGCAGAACCTCGTCAACACGCGGCTCGCGCAGAAGATCAGCCAGGTCGGCGGCGTGGGGCTGGTGTCGCTCTCGGGCGGGCAGCGGCCGGCCGTGCGCATCCAGGCCGACACCAACGCGCTCGCGTCGGTGGGCATCGGGCTGGACACGCTGCGCAGCGCCATCACCGCGGCCAACGCCAACAGCGCCAAGGGCAGCTTCGACGGACCGCGGCGGGCCTACACCATCAACGCCAACGACCAGCTCGTGACGGCGGACGACTACAAGAACCTGATCGTCGCGTGGAGGAACGGCGCGCCGGTGCGCATGACCGACGTGGCGCGCGTGGTCGACGGCGCCGAGAACACGCAGCTGGGCGCCTGGGCCGCGCTGCGCGCCGGCGAGCAGCCGGCCACGCTCTATCCCGCGATCATCCTCAACGTGCAGCGGCAGCCGGGCGCCAACGTGATCGGCACGGTCGATGCCATCAGGAAGCAGCTGCCCGAGCTGCAGGCCTCGCTGCCGGGCTCGCTCAAGGTGGAGGTGCTGAGCGACCGCACCACCGGCATCCGCGCCTCGGTCTCGCACGTGCAGCTCGAGCTCGGCCTGGCCGTGGTGATGGTGGTGCTGGTGATCTTCTTCTTCCTGCACAGCGTGCGCGCCACGGTCATTGCCAGCCTGGCGGTGCCGATCTCGCTCGTGGGCACTTGCGGGCTGATGTACCTGCTGGGCTACAGCCTCAACAACCTGAGCCTGATGGCGCTGACCATTGCCACCGGCTTCGTGGTGGACGACGCGATCGTGATGATCGAGAACATCGCGCGCTACCTGGAGGAGGGCGATCCACCGTTCAAGGCCGCGCTCAAGGGAGCCACGCAGATCGGCTTCACCATCATCTCGCTGACGGTGTCGCTCATCGCGGTGCTGATTCCGCTGCTGTTCATGGGCGATGTGGTGGGGCGGCTGTTCCGCGAGTTCGCCGTGACGCTGGCCATCACCATCCTGATCTCCGCCATCGTCTCGCTCACGCTGGTGCCGATGATGTCGGCGCGCTGGCTCAAGCCGCAGGCCGAGGAGGGCGGGCGCTTCGGTGCCAGCGTGCAGCGCTTCTTCGAGCGCGTGATCGCACGCTACGACGTGTGGCTGCAATGGGTGCTGCGCCACCAGCCGCTGACGCTCATCGTGGCGGTGGCGACGCTGGCGCTCACGGTGCTGCTCTACGTGGTGATTCCGAAGGGGCTGTTCCCGACGCAGGACACGGGGCAGCTGCAGGCGCGCATCGAGGCCGCGCAGGATGTGTCGTACACGCGCATGGCCGAGCTGCAGCAGCAGGCCGCCAATGCGATCCTGGCCGACCCCGAGGTGGCGAGCGTGAGCTCGGTGGTGGGCGTGGACGCGGCCAACAACACGGCGCTGAACACCGGCAGCATGCTCATCAACATGCGCGCCGACCGCGGCAACCAGGAAGACACGATGCAGCGCCTGCGCGAGCGGGTGCGTGCGGTGGCCGGCGTGACGCTGTACCTGCAGCCCACGCAGGACCTGACCATCGACGCCGAAACCGGCCCGACCGAATTCCGCGTCTCGCTCGAAGGGGTGGACACCAACACCGTCGATGCCTGGGCGCAGAAGCTGGTGGAGCGCCTGCGCACGGAGCCGCTGGTGCGCAACCCCACCACCAACGCCGGCGCGAAGGGCCTGGCCGCGTACGTGGACATCGACCGCAACACGGCCTCGCGCCTCTCGGTCACGGCCAGTTCGGTGGACGACACGCTCTACAGCGCATTCGGCCAGCGCATCGTCTCGACCATCTTCACGGAGACCAACCAGTACCGCGTGATCCTGGAGGCGCAGCGCGAGGCCCTGGCCTCGCCGCAGCTGCTGGGCAACCTTCAATTGCGCACCGGCGGCGGCAGCGCAACCACGCTGTCGTCGATTGCCACCGTGCGCGAGCAGGCCGCGCCACTGCAGGTGACGCACGTGGCGCAGTACCCTGCCGCTACGGTGGGCTTCGATACGGCCGAGAACGTGGCACTCGGTAAATCCGTGGCGGCCATTCGCGCGGCGGCCAAGGAAATTGGCATGCCGGCGAGCATGACCATGAGCTTCCTGGGTGCGGCGGGAGCCTACGAGAAGTCGCTGTCCAACCAGCTCTGGCTCATCCTCGCGGCGGTGGTGTGCGTGTATATCGTGCTGGGCGTGCTGTATGAGAGCTACATCCATCCGCTGACGATTCTCTCGACGCTGCCCTCGGCCGGCGTGGGCGCGCTGCTGGCCTTGATGGTCACGGGCAACGACCTGGGCGTGATCGGCATCATCGGCATCATCCTGCTGATCGGCATCGTCAAGAAGAACGCGATCATGATGATCGACTTTGCCATCGACGCCGAGCGGCGCGAGGGCAAGTCGCCGCAGGAAGCCATCCACCAGGCGGCGCTGCTGCGCTTCCGGCCCATTTTGATGACCACGCTGGCGGCGCTGTTCGCGGCGCTGCCGCTGATGTTCGGCTGGGGCGAAGGCGCCGAGCTGCGCCGGCCGCTGGGCCTGGCCATCTTCGGCGGGCTGGTGGTGAGCCAGGTGCTCACGCTGTTCACCACACCGGTTGTCTACCTGGCGTTCGACCGACTGGGCCGCCGCTTCGGGCCCAAGCGGGAGGCCGCAACCGCATGAACCTGTCCAGGCCCTTCGTCGAGCGCCCGATTGCGACGGTCCTGTTGACCATCGGCATTGCCCTGGCCGGGATTGCGGCGTTCTTCGTGCTGCCTGTGTCGCCGCTGCCGCAGGTCGACTATCCGGCCATCTCCGTCACCGCGAGCCTTTCGGGTGCGAGCCCGAGCACCATGGCGTCGAGCGTGGCAACGCCGCTGGAGCGCCGGCTCGGGGTGATCGCGGGCGTCAACGAACTGACCTCGACCAGCTCCAACGGCTCGACCCGCATCAGCTTGCAGTTCGACCTCAAGCGCAACATCGACAGCGCCGCACGCGAGGTCCAGGCGGCCATCAACGCGGCGCGGGCCGACCTGCCGGCCACGCTGCGCAGCAACCCCATCTATCGCAAGCGCAACCCGACCGCGGCACCCATTGCGATCCTGGCGCTCACTTCCAAGACGCGCACGCCGGGCCAGATCTACGAAGCCGTGTCCAACATCGTGAGCCAGAAGCTCTCGCAGGTGGAGGGCGTGGGCGAGGTCGAGATCGGCGGCGGCTCGCTGCCGGCGGTGCGGGTGGAGCTGGAGCCTTTCTCGCTCAACCGCTTCGGCATCAGCAGCGAGGACGTGCGCGCCGCCATCCAGGCCAACAACGCCAACCGGCCCAAGGGCGCGATCGAGAACGACGAGCGCCGGCTGCAGATCTACACGCCCTCGCCGGGCCGCCACGCCGTGGAGTACCGCGACATGGTGATCGCCTGGCGCAACGGTGCGGCCGTGCGGCTGGGCGACGTGGCGCGGGTGATCGACAGCGTGGAGAACACGCGCACCCTCGGCCTCTTCAACGGCCAGCCCGCGGTGGTCGTGCTGGTCACGCAGGAGCCGGGCGCCAACATCATCGAGACCGTGGACGGCGTGCGCGAACTGCTGCCCGAGCTGCGCGCGCAATTGCCGCAGGACATCGAGGTGCAGGTGGCCTCCGACCGCACCAACTCCATCCGTGCGTCGCTGCGCGAGATCGAGGCCACGCTCATGATCTCGATTGCGCTGGTGGTGCTGGTGGTCGGCCTGTTCCTGCGCCGAGCGCGCGCCACCATCATTCCCGCGGTGGCCACGGTGGTGTCGCTGCTCGGCACCTTCGGCGCGATGCACCTGCTGGGCTACAGCCTCAACAACCTGAGCCTGATGGCGCTCACGGTGGCCACGGGCTTCGTGGTGGACGACGCCATCGTGGTGCTCGAGAACACCAGCCGCCACATCGAGGCCGGCATGGACCGCATCGAGGCGGCCCTGCGCGGCGCGCGCGAGGTGGGCTTCACCGTGATGTCGATCAGCCTGTCGCTGGTGGCGGTGTTCATTCCGCTGCTGTTCATGGACGGGCAGATCGGCCGGCTGTTCCGCGAATTCGCGGTCACGCTGTCGGTGGCGGTGCTGATCTCGCTGGTGATCTCGCTCACCACCACGCCCATGCTGTGCGCCGTGCTGCTGCGGGCCGAGGAGCCCGGCGCCAAGCCGCCGGGGCGCCTGGCGCGCATGTCGGAGAGCGTGTACCAGTGGAGCCTGCGCACCTATGCCCACAGCCTGGACTGGGCGCTTGCGAGCAAGGCCGTGGTCATGGTGGTGCTGCTGGCGGTGGTGGGCCTCAACGTGTACCTGTTCTCCGCCATTCCCAAGGGCTACTTCCCCGAGCAGGACAACGGCCAGCTCAACGCGGGCCTGCGCGCGGACCAGAGCATTTCGTCGGTGGCGCTGAGCGAGAAGCTGCGCCAGGCGGTCGACATCATCCACAAGGACCCGGCGGTCGATACCGTGGTGGGCTTCGCGGGCGGCAGCCGCTCGGGCGGCGGCTTCATGTTCGTCAACCTGAAGCCGCTGTCTCAGCGCACCGAGAAAACCGCCGCCGTCATCAACCGGCTGCGGCCGCAGCTCAACCAGCTCACCGGCCTGCGCGTGTTCCTGAGCCCGGTGCAGGACCTGCGCATGGGCGGGCGTTCGAGCAACTCCACCTACCAGTACACGCTCAAGGGCGACAACCTGGCCGACCTGCGCACCTGGACCGCCAGGCTGGCCGACCGGCTGCGGCAGGAAACCGCGCTGACCGACGTCGACAGCGACCAGGCCGACAACGGCGTGGAGACTTATGTCGATGTCGACCGCGAAAGCGCCGCGCGCCTTGGCGTGACCTCGGGCGCGGTCGACAACGCGCTCTACAACGCCTACGGCCAGCGCTCGGTCGCCACCATCTACGACGAGCTCAACCAGTATTCCGTGATCATGGAGTGGGCCCCGCGCTACCAGCGCGCGCCCGTGGTGCTGAAAGACCTGTACGTGCCTTCGACGCTCACCACCAGCACCACCGCCACCGGCGCCACCACCGTGAGTTCGCTGGCCAACACCACCGACGCGAGCACCGGCACCTCGACCACCACGTCGGCCAACCCGGGCCTGCGCACCGCTTCCACCGGCCAGGCGCTGGCGGCCAACACCACGCTCATGGTGCCGCTCTCGGCCATTGCCAAGGTGAGCGAGCGCGCGGTGCCGAGCTCCATCGATCACCAGGACACGGAGCTTGCAAGCACCGTCTCTTTCAACCTGGCAGAGGGCGCGACGCTGCAGGACGCGCGCCGCGTCGTAGCGCAGGCCGAGGCCGACATCGCGATGCCCGTCAACGTGCGCGGCAGCTTCCAGGGCACGGCGCTGGCGGCGCAGCAGTCGCAGGGGCAGCAGCTGGCGCTCATCCTGGCGGCGATCGTGGTGATCTACATCGTGCTCGGCGTGCTCTATGAAAGCCTGATCCATCCGATCACGGTGCTGACCACGCTGCCTTCGGCGGGCGTGGGCGCGGTGCTGGCGCTGCTGCTGTTCCGCATGGAGTTCTCGATCATTGCGCTGATCGGGCTCTTCCTCTTGATCGGCATCGTGAAGAAGAATGCGATCCTGATCATCGACTTTGCGCTCGAGGCCGAGCGCGCGCGCGGCATCTCGGCCGTGGAAGCGGTGCGCGAGGCCTGCATGCTGCGCTTCCGTCCGATCCTCATGACCACGCTGGCCGCCGCGCTGGGCGCGCTGCCGCTGGCCATCGGCTTCGGCCAGGGCGCCGAGCTGCGCCAGCCGCTGGGCGTGGCGATCATCGGCGGCCTGGTGGCGAGCCAGCTGCTCACGCTGCTGACGACGCCGGTGGTCTACGTGCTGCTCGACAAGCTGCGCCGGCGCTCGGGCAACGAGCGGCACCTGAGCCGCGCCGCGAGTATATGACCCACCCCCGTCCCTCGCTCACTTCGTGTAGCTCGACTCCCCCCTCGAGGGGCAACACCGGCGGCCCGGCAAAGCCGGTTCCGCGGTGTTCCTGGCCTGGAACTGCGCGGTTTCAGCCGCCGTGGGCGAAGCGATAGCGTGGTGAAAGACCCAGAAGAATGAACGAAGCCGCCATGACACAACGACAACGCATCCTTTCGCATCTGCCCGGCAGGCTGTCCGCCCTGGCATTGGCCGCCGTGCTGGCCGGCTGCGCCGTGGGCCCTGCCTACCAGGTGCCCACCGCGGCCATGCCCGCGGGATGGAAGGAACAAAAGACCGCCGAGGGCTGGCTGCCCGCGGCGCCGGCCGATGCGCTCGACCGCGGCGAATGGTGGAAGCTCTTCGGCGACGCCACGCTCGACGAGCTGGCCGCCCGCGTGCAGGTGTCGAACCAGAACATCGCCGCGGCCGTGGCCAACTATGCGCAGGCCCAGGCGCTGGTGCGGGGCGAGCGCGCCGCGCTGTTCCCCACGGTTTCGCTCGACGGCAGCGGCCGGCGCAGCGGCAACGTCGGCGGCACCAGCAATGCGGCCAATGCATTTTCGGCGACGCTGGGCGTCGACTGGGCGCCCGATGTGTGGGGGCGCCTGCGGCAGGCCGTGAGCAGCGCGCAGGCCAATGCGCAGGCCAGCGAGGCCGACCTGGCGTCGGCGCGCCTGTCGGCTGTCGGCGACCTGGCGATCAACTATTTTTCGCTGCGCGAAGCCGATGCCGAGATCGTGCTGCTCGACCAGACCATCGAGGGCTACCAGCGCGCCTTCGAGATCACGAGCAACCGCTACAAGGCCGGCATCGCCGCCCAGACCGACGTGCTGCAGGCGCAGACCCAACTCGTGAACGCGCAGGCGGAGCGCGTGGGCCTGCAGCGCACACGAACGACGCTGGAGCATGCCATTGCCATGCTCGTGGGCGTGGCGCCCGCCGACTTCAGCCTGCCCGCGGCCCAGTGGACGCCGACGGTGCCGGGCATTCCCACGGGCGTGCCTTCCACGCTGCTGCAGCGCCGGCCCGACATCGCGGCGGCCGAGCGCGCGGTGGCCGCGGCCAATGCGCAGATCGGCATTGCGCGTTCGGCGTACTTTCCCAACTTCGGGCTCAGCGCTTCGGTGGGCAGCAGCGCGAGCCGGGTGAAAGACCTGTTCAACGCGTCCAACACGCTCTGGGCGCTGGGCCTGTCGGTCGCGCAGGTGGTGTTCGATGCGGGTGCCATCGGCGCCACGGTCGACTCGGCCAAGGCGGCGCACGAAGCCAGCGTGGCGCGCTATCGGCAAACCGTGCTCACCGCCTTCCAGGCGGTGGAAGACCAGCTCACTGCCGGCGCCGCGCTGGCGCAGCAGGAGGGCCTGCGGCGCGAAGCCTCGGCGGCGGCCGACAAGACCGAGCAGCAGTTGCTCAACCGCTATCGCGCGGCCCAGGTGAGCTATACCGAGGTGGTCACGGCGCAGGCCGCCGCCCTCAGCGCGCGACGCACGCTGGTGCAGCTGCAGGTGAATCGCCAAAGCGCCGCGGTGGCGCTGATCCAGGCCCTGGGCGGCGGTTGGCAAGCCGCCTGGGCAGGTGAGACGCCGCCAGCGACGGCACAGCCTGTCTCCCTCCGCCAAGCGGAGTGAAGTCGTTGCCATACGGGAATGGGCGGCTGCCCATCCCCTCAGCCCCGCTGCGTGTTGCGCGCGGGGCCGCTTTTCACGACGCGATCGTCGCCTGCGCGGTCAATGCGCGTGGCTGTCCATGCTGCCGCCCAGGTAGTCCTTGTCGGTGACGAGTACCCACAGGGCGAGCACCAGGATGGCCGCAGCCACGAGCACTGCGTTGACCATCGCCTTCTCGACCGTGGCAAAGCCGAGCACCCAGGGCGACACGGCCAGCCAGATGGCGAGCGCGCCTTCGGTCCATTCTTCCCATGCACGCGGTACCAGGGTCGCCCCCAGCGCCACGGCGCCCAGCAAGACACCTGTCGCCACTGCGCTCCACATTGCGGCTGTGACGCCCTGGAAGCCCAGGACCCAAGGCGAGATGATCAGCCACGCGCCCAGGGCGACGTTGACCGGATCTTGCCAATGCTTCACTTGCTTCATGGTCATTACCTCCTGTCGCGACACAAAACCGCGACAGCGGTTGGACCGCGCCGATTCGGCAGGGTTCCGCGATGCGGCACTGCAGCATGAGATCGGATCCGATCTGCGCCTAGCCCCCGCGCGCCACCGGCGCCACCAGATAGGCGCCCGACTCGAACAATTGCGCCTCGGCCTGGTCGATGCGCCGGATCACCGGTTTTCCCGCGCGGCTCGCGAGCAGTTCGACCAGCGCTTCGGTCACCGCCACGCCGGCCGCCACCGACGGAAAGAACGAGGGGCTGTTGATCGTGAAAAGCAGCGTTTCGTCCGCCAGCAGTGACAGCGGCGAGGCCACGCTGTCGGTGATGGCCACGATGCGGCAGCCGGCGGCCTTGGCGGCTTCCGCGACCTGCAG
This genomic window from Variovorax paradoxus contains:
- a CDS encoding LytR/AlgR family response regulator transcription factor; protein product: MNPTALIAEDEPLLAQALKAELAAAWPELQVLATAGDGRGAVREALRLLPQVLFFDIRMPGLDGLGAAAELADSWPVDAAPMPQLVFVTAYDEYAARAFEAQAIDYVLKPVQPERLRKTVLRLQQVLGARQQPPRSAPAAADEALERTLAQWRQLLAAAAGNGSVPPPASTAPLKMIAASEAGGSTVRMVPIDEVLYFEAADKYIRVLTATHEYLIRTPLKQLLAQLDPDTFWQVHRAVVVRSSAVEAVHRDEAGKLHLDLRGRPEKIPVSRLYAHLFRAM
- a CDS encoding sensor histidine kinase, whose product is MSVEALPRFRAENVRGMLRHGLVTVVFCCFIAAALTITQHGEWGAQMVYSLSIGLISWLFIDMGRLLISGHKEILWPSGPWGYLLVAGGVTVGFLGGNAIGDAWTHQPVLDFHSFTGPRLATTIIITVTATVCMCFFFYSLGRSKHMRSQIELAQRNATEARLKLLETQLEPHMLFNTLANLRALITADPPRAVAMLDRLNNYLRMTLSGSRALAHPLSAEFERLADYLELMSVRMGERLCYTLDLPDELRNTPVPPLLLQPLVENSIRHGLEPKVEGGRIAVRARQLDGRLIIEVSDTGIGLDAAPPSEGSGFGLEQVRERLATVYGDQGRMSLAAEPSGGTRTTLSFPLPPRP
- a CDS encoding 2TM domain-containing protein; amino-acid sequence: MNSTQANISVPDIEKRARRRAGAKMGWYIHAFVYVLVNLGLVVLSASRGHTWAVYPLMGWGLGLLVHGAVVWFIAPGGSFYDRLVERERRALRSGERG
- a CDS encoding DUF6622 family protein; the protein is MLLQIILHTPKWVFAIFALLLWLGCKQLLSGSVSLAKVTVMPIAMTGLSLAGVISAFGDSPGALLGWAVAVAALVLLVLQNPLPASTRYDRAAREFHVAGSAMPLVLMMGIFFTKYVVGASLAMHPELRQQAGFAVAVPMLYGAFSGIFAARAVRLWKLAIATDAVAADARAA
- a CDS encoding efflux RND transporter periplasmic adaptor subunit, whose amino-acid sequence is MESPNSEPSPGDSPAVRPATPPPSSSPPARPPSRRRLWLGSLIALVLLLVLGGGAWYLINRKGSSAGGPGFGGATVTVGNAAAREIELPVTIDALGTVTPLATITLKAQVGGVLTEVLFTEGQTVAKNQLLARIDPRPYEQALMQARGTRQRDEAQLEAARVTLGRYRTLLGQDSIARQDVDTQAALVRQLEGTVTTDLAAEAAAKLNLDYTRITSPVAGRIGLRAVDAGNTVTANATTGIAVITQMNPIDVQFSVPQDRVPDIQAQLAKGEPLPVTAFDRTRAATLDTGTFSTLDNVVDTTTGTVKAKARFGNAQTTLFPSQFVNVQMLLRKVRAVVVPVTAVRTGPNGDYVYVINEDRTVSMRAVKRGEANAEVVAITSGLRAGENVVTEGGDRIKDGAVVQLQGDRPAAGPRGGASGPRGAASGPRGQRGEGGGERRRQRPPQ